The Chitinophaga caeni genome segment ACAATCCAATGCCAAGAAATATCATATTGATTCTAAGTTATTTGCAACGAAAAATATTCACGTCCACGTGCCGGAAGGAGCCGTGCCCAAGGATGGCCCAAGTGCGGGGATTACCATGGTTACAGCCTTGGCTTCCGTATTAACGGGCAGGAAGGTGAAGCCTTACTTGGCTATGACAGGAGAAATTACCCTCAGGGGGCAAGTTTTACCTGTTGGCGGGATCAAGGAAAAAATCCTGGCTGCGAAAAGGGCAGGTATCAAGGAAATCGTGCTTTGCTGGCAAAATGAAAAGGATGTAAAAGAAATTAACCCGGCTTATATCAAGGGGGTGAAATTTCATTATGTAAAAGAAATGAACCAAGTGCTCGAAACTGCGTTATTAAAGAAATAGCGGTACGAGCAGCTAATCTTGGCAAAGCCTGTACACATTCATGTTGATTGTTTTAAGGGTTTGAGTAGAGCCATCTTGTTCAAAACAGGATGGCTTTATTCTTTTAATAATCAATAAGATACGTAGGTCGAAAATATTTGTTGCTCCCCGTTTCCCCCAGGATATTCCATTGAATATTAAATTAAATCAGTATTTTTCATAATGATCCGGTTAAAATAAAACCGGGAATTTTCTGAAAAAAATTGTAAAACCCTTACAGATGCCAGGAATAAGTGAAACGGTGATAGAACCCAAGCCGATTATTACAATAAAAAATTTGAGAAAATCATACGGTAATAAGGAAATTTTGAAAGGAATTTCGTTCGATGTATTTGCCGGGCAGGTAATTGGTTATATCGGGCCTAACGGCGCCGGGAAATCTACCACGGTGAAAATCCTGATCGGGCTGCTATCCGATTATGAAGGCGAGATCATCATCGATGGGATGAATTTGAAGGATGATACGGTAGCCTTGAAAAAGAAGGTGGGGTACATTCCTGAAAACGCTGAAATATACGATGTCTTGACGCCGATGGAATACTTGTATTTCGTTGGACGTTTGTATTATATGGAAGATGCCAAGATCGAGGATCGCGCCAAAAAGATGTTAACCGCATTCGGGCTTTTTGAAAACCGCCATGACCGCATGGATACATTTTCCAAGGGCATGCGTCAAAAGGTATTAATCATTTCTGGTTTAATACATAATCCGCAAATTGTATTCTTCGATGAGCCTTTAAGTGGATTAGATGCTAACGCTGTAATCATTTTCAAAGAAATCATGTCCTTGCTGAAAAAGGAAGGTAAAACCATCTTTTATTGCAGTCATATGATGGATGTAGTTGAGAAGGTGTCTGACCGTATCCTGTTAATCAATGATGGAAAAATTATTGCCGATGGCAGTTTTAGCCAGTTGAAGCAACAGGAAGGAGATACGCTTGAAAAAATATTCGCGCATCTCACCGGAAAGGACAACCTTTCTTCTGTAGCAGATGACTTTATGGATGCCTTTAATTGATGGAACCTTTAACCCGACCGTATGAACGCTATCATATTATCGCTTTTGTCTGTCCTGAATCCCGTTTGGAGGAAGATGGGGGTAGATATTTACCAGCTAAATGAAATTTTGAGAATAAAGTTGATCATGGATAACCGCCGCCCGGCTTACCGGTTGATGGGCGGCAATAGTGGTAAAACAAAAGAAGTCAACTACGCTACATTGTTTACGATGGGCGTTTCATTGCTGATGGGCCTATTGTTTTTACTCATCTTCAAATTTATAACAGACCCGGTGATGCAATTGCTCATCTTCTTCAGTGCTTTCGTAAGCATGATGGCCATTACCCTGATCTCAGATTTTACACAAGTACTATTAGATGTAAAAGATAATTATATCATATTACCGCGACCAGTCAATGACAGGACTGTTTTAGTCGCCCGGCTATTACATATTTTTATACATATTTCAACGGTGGTATTTCCTTTGGCATGCCCTACCTTGGTGTATTTGGCTATAAACAGGAAATCATTTTTCGTCGCGGTAGTTTTTTTCTTATTAGTTGTATTGATCAGTTTATTTACCCTCTTCCTGGTCAATGCATTGTACCTGGTGATGATGAAATTCTTGACGCCTACGCGGTTCAAGGAGATCATTAGTTCCATACAGGTAGTCTTTTCAATCTTGATTTTTGCTTCTTACTATTTAATTCCCCGTTTGGTAGAGAAGGATATCAGCATGACGGTGGATGATTACCCTTTTTTATATTTCCTACCACCAACCTGGTTTGCAGGCGCCTTTAAATTTTTAGTTTATGGAGATCATTCAGTATTGTTATGGGTATGTTTTATTTTAGCTTTGCTGGTGCCCATCATCAGTATATGGATAGTTATAAAATATTTTGCGCCGAGCTTCAATAAAAACATAAGCAGTTTACAAGGGGATACGGAACGAAATAAATCGAAGTTGAAAAAGTTGAAAGGAGAAGGACAAACATTCGCCCAACGATTGAGCCGATGGCTTTCCAAGGATTACCTCGAAAAGGCGGGTTTCGATTTTACATGGCTGGTAAGTGGCAGGAGTAGGGAATTTAGATTGAAAGTATATCCTTCCTTTGGTTATGTACTGGTGTATTTTGTCGTACTGATATTACCGGGGAGCCGCGGTGGTAATTTGATGCAGGCTTTACAAGATCTACCGGGTACGAACAGTTATATTTTATTGATCTACATTTCGAGTTTCGTTTTTATAACGGCCGCATCAACATTGCCATATTCTGAAAAGTTCCAGTCTGCCTGGGTGTTTTTCAGCAGCCCCGTTCAAAAACCCGGTGCGATTATGGCAGGCGCATTCAAATCATTGTTCGTAAAATATTTTTTACCGTTTTATTTAATGATCGTGGTATTATCATTAAGCGTTTGGGGCGTTAAGATTTTGCCGAACCTGCTATTGGGTATTATCAATGTATTTACGATCGCCATCATGTACGCTTACGTGTTCATGAGAAAATTACCTTTTTCCTTAAAGATAGAGGCTAACAAAGGGATGGCAACATACCTGAAGGGCTTTTTAATAATGATTAT includes the following:
- a CDS encoding ABC transporter ATP-binding protein, whose protein sequence is MPGISETVIEPKPIITIKNLRKSYGNKEILKGISFDVFAGQVIGYIGPNGAGKSTTVKILIGLLSDYEGEIIIDGMNLKDDTVALKKKVGYIPENAEIYDVLTPMEYLYFVGRLYYMEDAKIEDRAKKMLTAFGLFENRHDRMDTFSKGMRQKVLIISGLIHNPQIVFFDEPLSGLDANAVIIFKEIMSLLKKEGKTIFYCSHMMDVVEKVSDRILLINDGKIIADGSFSQLKQQEGDTLEKIFAHLTGKDNLSSVADDFMDAFN